A genomic stretch from Colwellia sp. Arc7-635 includes:
- a CDS encoding viroplasmin family protein — MSKKYYVVWKGAKTGVFEQWNDVKSHTQGRADAQYMGFPSKAEAELAFQSTYTKALTKRSMSKSSGTKPAASAAYVKSDNAGTSQSASSVKQVADFNIYCDGACSPNPGKSGTGMAVYQQTQLIELWYGLYEPMGTNNTAELNGMLAAFKYAQSHIKQGKTVQVLSDSKYSIDCITKWAKGWQAKGWTRGKGEEIKNLEVIKQCFTLYQALKANLIISHVKGHANIEGNELSDRMAVLARVKCTKGFVQYQETLDIKTILAMASG; from the coding sequence ATGAGTAAAAAGTATTACGTGGTATGGAAAGGCGCAAAAACCGGTGTATTTGAGCAGTGGAATGATGTTAAAAGCCATACTCAAGGACGCGCAGATGCACAATATATGGGTTTTCCATCCAAAGCAGAAGCCGAACTCGCTTTTCAATCAACCTATACAAAAGCACTAACAAAGCGTTCAATGAGTAAAAGTAGTGGTACTAAACCTGCAGCTTCTGCAGCATATGTTAAATCTGACAATGCGGGAACAAGCCAAAGTGCATCGTCAGTAAAACAAGTGGCTGATTTTAATATTTATTGCGATGGTGCCTGCTCACCTAACCCTGGAAAATCAGGAACAGGTATGGCGGTTTACCAACAAACGCAGCTTATTGAGCTTTGGTATGGTCTATATGAACCAATGGGAACCAATAATACTGCGGAGCTTAATGGCATGCTAGCGGCTTTTAAATACGCACAATCACATATTAAGCAAGGTAAAACGGTACAGGTATTGTCTGATTCTAAGTATTCAATTGATTGCATTACAAAGTGGGCTAAAGGCTGGCAAGCAAAAGGTTGGACACGTGGTAAAGGCGAAGAAATTAAAAACCTTGAAGTGATCAAGCAATGTTTCACGCTTTATCAAGCGTTGAAAGCAAACTTAATTATTAGCCACGTCAAAGGACACGCCAATATTGAAGGCAACGAACTTTCTGACAGAATGGCCGTTTTAGCCCGTGTAAAATGTACAAAAGGCTTTGTTCAATACCAAGAGACTCTCGATATTAAAACCATCTTAGCTATGGCTTCAGGCTAA
- the lgt gene encoding prolipoprotein diacylglyceryl transferase → MQHLVWDLDPVFFSIGPLTVHWYGVLFAAAILSGLQVMKWIFQTEKQDIVALDNLLVYIVIGVIIGARLGHCFFYDPGYYFANPMKILAIWEGGLASHGGGLGAIIAAGIYSRKHQMNFMWLLDRLAICTALFGFFVRSANFVNSEILGTASNVPWAVIFSRIDNVARHPSQLYEAFAYLTIFFVLMIFYKRKKAQTPQGSILGIFLILIFTARFLIEMLKEKQAAYAADITLTAGQMLSIPFFIAGVLLVIWSVKNNKQVK, encoded by the coding sequence TTGCAACATTTAGTTTGGGACCTTGATCCCGTATTTTTCTCCATTGGACCACTGACTGTACATTGGTATGGTGTATTATTCGCTGCCGCTATTTTATCGGGTTTGCAAGTGATGAAGTGGATTTTTCAAACCGAAAAACAAGACATCGTCGCACTCGATAATTTATTAGTCTATATCGTCATTGGTGTCATTATTGGCGCGCGTTTAGGACATTGTTTTTTCTATGATCCCGGTTATTACTTTGCCAACCCTATGAAAATACTTGCGATTTGGGAAGGAGGCTTAGCCAGCCATGGTGGCGGTTTAGGTGCCATAATTGCTGCGGGTATTTACAGTAGAAAGCACCAAATGAATTTTATGTGGTTGCTCGATAGATTAGCTATTTGTACTGCATTATTCGGCTTTTTTGTTCGTAGTGCTAACTTTGTTAATTCTGAGATTTTAGGCACGGCAAGTAATGTGCCTTGGGCTGTCATTTTTTCTCGTATCGATAACGTCGCTCGCCACCCTTCTCAACTGTATGAAGCCTTTGCGTATTTGACCATATTTTTTGTTTTGATGATTTTTTATAAACGTAAAAAAGCGCAAACACCACAAGGTTCTATTTTAGGTATTTTCTTAATTCTAATTTTTACCGCGCGTTTTCTTATTGAAATGTTAAAAGAAAAACAAGCAGCTTACGCTGCGGACATCACATTAACAGCTGGTCAAATGTTAAGTATTCCATTTTTTATCGCTGGTGTTTTGTTAGTTATTTGGTCAGTTAAAAACAACAAACAAGTCAAATAA